AACCTCCGACCAGTTGGGTTTTTTCTGAAAGTAGTAGTACACATACGGATTGAATCCGTAGGCCAGAAAGGACAAATCTGCCGTGGTACACCAGCCGCCAAACCGCATCGGATTGACCTCGATGGGCAACAGCATGCCGTCGGCGTCCCGTCTGAGCTCAACATGAACCGGGAAATTTTTTACCCCGGCCGCATCTCCCATCTTTTCCAAAAATTCGGTAAACGGGCCAAGATTGTCCTCAATAATATCTTTTGACGTGATATACACGCGGTCGCCCACATCGGCATCCGAAGCAAAAATATGTTTAAGGATCGTTAGAATAACGGGTTTGCCCGCAGAATCGTAATAGGCATCCATGGCAAATTCTTCGCCGTGAATGACCTGTTCAAGAATAAATGAGCGGGTATCCAAAACCTCTTCCGGATACAAGGCGTTGATCTGCCCCATTTCCGCCAGAAGCGCCTCCCGCGTACCATCCCAGTCCTTACGGCTTGAAACCTTGTGAACCCCCATGCTGAAAAACCCAACCGTGGGTTTAATGATAAATGGTAAAGGGACATCATCGATCTGAATTGTTTTCAGCGAATCCGCAGGAATTTCTTTAAAATAAAATTCCGGGAAGAAGGATTTTGTCAGCTCCCGAAATTTTAGCTTGTTTTTAAACAGGTCGATTTTTTCAGGGAGATCCGTAAAGTGCAAGTGCTCCGAAATCCAGTGAATTGAATTTTCGGAAAGCGTGTAGATTACAGGATTTTCCGACTCCCGAACCCTTTCTACGGCCTGATCTTCACTAATTAGTTTTGTTCCGGGATACAGACCCGCCTGTTTTGCCGCCTCCGTGCCCACCACAGGAATGGCGTAATCCCTGACCGTTTTTTTGAAAAACTCCGAAACGTATGGTTTATCTACAAAAAACATGTTTCCCGATCCCGATTTAGATTTTCAATTTCGCATAAATAAATGAAGGTCTAATTTACGACATCTTTTGGTCATTTTCAAGTGGAGTATGAATTTGGACGGGATTTACAGGAGAAGGCACAGAACCAACAACACCATAATGAATTATGGTGATTGCACAACAAAAGTCCGATCCCAAAAAGCTGTGTATTTCCCCCAACGGCCTTGAACAATCACTCCAATTTATTGGGGTGAAACTACACGAGAAAAACATGGCACCCCAAGAAAATTTTGGACAGGATTTACAGGATAAAAATGCAGCACTAACAGAACTGACAGAACCAACAACAAACAACACCATAATGAATTATGGTGATTGTTCAACAAAAGTCCGATCCAAAAAAGCCGTGTCTTCCTCCAACTGCCTTGTACCATCACCCCAATTCATTGGGGTGAAACTCTTTGCCACCATACCCCCCAATAAAAAAAGCCTGACTCCCTCAGTCAGGCTTCCTCCTAGTTCTGGTAGCGGGGGCAGGCCCGTGCGCCAACCGGCGTAACTCGAACCTGCGTTCGCCAGCTGGCGAATATGAGCCCAACGAGCTTAACTAATCCCTTGATAACAAGTTTCTAATAAACCGTCGCCCCTGATAACTCTTCAACTCCCGTTCCCGCCTCATTGCTTCAGACTTCTCTTCATACACCTCTTTGTAAACAAGCGTCCACGGCCTAAATCTCACTGTCCAGCCCTTCGTGGCTAATTCATTATGGGAAAGCAACCTCTGTTCCAAATTGGATGTGTAACCTATGTAGATCTTGTCATATCTCTCCGAATACAGAACGTACGTTGTGTACATGATAAACCTCAAATAAAAAAAGCCTGACTCCCTCAGTCAGGCTTCCTCCTAGTTCTGGTAGCGGGGGCAGGACTCGAACCTGCGGCCTTTGGGTTATGAGCCCAACGAGCTACCAACTGCTCCACCCCGCAATCATATCACTTATGAATAAATTTTTTTGTAATTGTCAACATTTCTGAGCATCTTCTTGAATCCAACACAACCCCCTGCTATCCGATCCTGTTGAATCCGCTAAATACCAATCTAATCGCTTCTCCCCTCCACACAAGATGCCTCTCTGCAAACAGGACTCGAACCTGCGTTCGCCAGCTGGCGAATATGAGCCCAACGAGCTACCAACTGCTCCACCCCGCAGTCACATTAAATAATATATGAAATTTTTCAGAATTGTCAACATTTTTTTACGATTTTTTGGAAAGCTCCTTTTACAATAACGCCTTTAAAATGGCCGGGGTAACGTCCTCCAATGACGACAAGGTTTGCGCCCACTCCTCTTTCAGCGGGCCCCACAAAATCGTCATGGCCGGGTTGCGCGTGTGGGTTTTTACCCGAAGATCCTCCATATTTCCGTGGTCACTGGTCAGGATGACCTGGGTGGTTTTTAAATCAATTTCGGATAAAAAACGCAGGAGAAACCGTCCCAGTTTCCGGATTTCTTCGGCCGCCCGGCCAAAATCCTGGGAATGGCCCGCACGATCGGTTTTAAAATATTCATAAAGAATAAAATCATAACGGGCCGTCTGCTCAGCCAGAATCTCCCCCGCTTCTTCCGGGGTAAATTCGGGAACGTCAAATCCCTTACGAATCAGATCTTTATTCGTAAAATCCTGGTAAATGGCCCGATGTTCCACCACATCTTCCAGCGTAAAAAAAGGGAGATCTGCGGACAGATTCGCCACGGTCGTGGTGGAAAGCAGCCATTTCAGACGATCATCCAGCTTAAAAAAAATGGGGCGGTAGGCATTCAAAAAGGCGGCCCTTTTGCCGGCCTCTTTCACTTGTTTCAGCAAGGATTTTTGCTTTAGCATCTCACGCAGGGTTTTGTTCGGAAACCCGCTCCTGTGTTCACCGAGCAGTTTAGCGGCGTTCACTCCCGTCAAAAGTGTCGTCTGTCCCGTGGCACTTTGGGGCAGGCCCGGCACCCCCAGTGTGGCGTCCAGGGAAATGCCGATGCCCCCGAACGGAACAGCCTCGTTTCTTTGATCCCGAAAATGAAGGAAAATACCCGACGTATCCGCGGTACAGGGATTGAATTCCGGATTCTTTTCCCCCACGCCTAACCCATCCACAAAAATAAAA
This sequence is a window from Calditrichota bacterium. Protein-coding genes within it:
- a CDS encoding ATP-grasp domain-containing protein, encoding MFFVDKPYVSEFFKKTVRDYAIPVVGTEAAKQAGLYPGTKLISEDQAVERVRESENPVIYTLSENSIHWISEHLHFTDLPEKIDLFKNKLKFRELTKSFFPEFYFKEIPADSLKTIQIDDVPLPFIIKPTVGFFSMGVHKVSSRKDWDGTREALLAEMGQINALYPEEVLDTRSFILEQVIHGEEFAMDAYYDSAGKPVILTILKHIFASDADVGDRVYITSKDIIEDNLGPFTEFLEKMGDAAGVKNFPVHVELRRDADGMLLPIEVNPMRFGGWCTTADLSFLAYGFNPYVYYYFQKKPNWSEVLKGKEGKLFSIIVLNNSTGRDVNEIQSFDYEKLLSYFEKPLELRKIDYRKHSVFGFLFAETREANFGELERLLTSDLTEFVRM
- a CDS encoding GIY-YIG nuclease family protein, whose amino-acid sequence is MYTTYVLYSERYDKIYIGYTSNLEQRLLSHNELATKGWTVRFRPWTLVYKEVYEEKSEAMRRERELKSYQGRRFIRNLLSRD
- a CDS encoding peptidase, producing MMTDLRVVFIFVDGLGVGEKNPEFNPCTADTSGIFLHFRDQRNEAVPFGGIGISLDATLGVPGLPQSATGQTTLLTGVNAAKLLGEHRSGFPNKTLREMLKQKSLLKQVKEAGKRAAFLNAYRPIFFKLDDRLKWLLSTTTVANLSADLPFFTLEDVVEHRAIYQDFTNKDLIRKGFDVPEFTPEEAGEILAEQTARYDFILYEYFKTDRAGHSQDFGRAAEEIRKLGRFLLRFLSEIDLKTTQVILTSDHGNMEDLRVKTHTRNPAMTILWGPLKEEWAQTLSSLEDVTPAILKALL